The genome window CAGTCGTTACGAGATTTTGACCCGCTGCAACTTGACCGTAAACGGTCAAGTTCTGTGCAGACCCTGTTCCATTTTGGCTGGTACCAGTACCCGCTGTATTGCCCCATACGGTAGTGCGGCCAGCATCCGAATACAGGCTATAGCTCATCATGGCTGCCCCGTTAGCCATACGACGTAGTGGAGCAGCATCGGTAGAACCCGTATCTGCATTTGACCCTTGGCCCAAGGTCACTACGGTAGGAGCACCATTGGTACAGGTGACGGTTACTGTTCCTGTTGCGTCAAGCGGGATTGATGCGTTGGCAACGATGGGATCGTAAGCACCGAAACCAATGGGAGCGGTGCTGATGGTGCAGTTTGCAGTGACCGAAGCGGAGGTTCCCAAGTTGGCGGTTGCAGTCCCAGCGGAAGCAGCGGAAGCCCCTGTAATCACGCCTAAAACCAAACCAGAAGCGATAGCAATAGAGCGAATGAAAGACTTAGACATGGTGGTAGACTCCTGTGTATTAAGGCTGAGATGTGTGACTTCAAAAATGCTCGATACGTGTCAGACTGCTAAAAATTGAGAGTGCTCTACTTCATTGAGAGTGCTCTACTTCATTGAGAGTGCTCTATTTCGCAGTTGTGATGACCTGTACTGAAAATTTAGTCATCTTGAAGCAGTTTCAGGATTACATCGAATCAGTAATTTCAGTAGAAACAAGGTTCAACTCATTCGTGATTTCGATTGCATTTCTCTGCTCTAAATTCAGTTAAAACTTCAAAGGTGAAAAAGTTGTGAAATGAAGTGGAAGATATCGATTTTTTTTGATTTTCTGATCTGATTCGAATGCACTCAAAGAAATTAGAGATGAATGATAGACGATCGCCCAAATCTGGGTATGTTAAGAACAGCCCGATCAATGGTCTGACAGCCTTGCATACATAGAGTCTGACTTCTTTTTACTTGAGGTCTAAGACTTGCATTGTTGTTGATTTGTCTGACGAGAAATATTCCCTAAGGCATACTCCTCAAGATGCTTTAGCTTTATATTTTTGATGATCGTGATTCATGGATTGAAGTGATCTCTATCACGTCTAAAACTGAAATCAATCACGACTTCTAGAAGAAAGAAATCTTTTGTTTTTTATTTCTGTAAATCAATCGCAAATTTAGTTCATTTTTGAGATTGATATTCATTGCTATTCCTTGTTTTCTTGACAGGCAATAGCATAATTTTCTGTTTTCAATCGGCATCCCGATCGCAAATAGAATTGTGATCTAAATGACAGGACTAACCGATCTAAATCACAGGCTGTTTTTTAGTAACCTATGTTCTTTTAGTGACCTATAGTAACCTCACCTATAGCAACCTCACCTATAGTGACCTCTGTTTTTAGTAACCTATGCTTTTTAGCAAGCTAGCTGTCGTTACGTCATCATTGAGTTGCATCATCATTGAGTTGCGTCATCATTGACTTCTACGGCACCGTGATACCGCACACTGTTTCCAGTATGCCCCACCTCAGGCTGCAAATAAACGGCAAATAATCAGTAGGATAGGAACTGAGAACACCGCAGAGCAGTCTACTTCTAACGAGGACAGATGGGAATGCATATTTTCACGCAATTGCGACTGGCTAAACATCCCCCCTTGTACCCGATCGCCCAGCCCCCTAGCCCTTCCCTTGCCCGGGTCAGTCTCTCCGCGATCGTGTTATCGACCGTGTTAACCGCTATGTTAACGGCTGTGTTAACCACTATTTTGTCAACCTTGGCTGCTGGGCTGACGCCTTCCCGTGCGATCGCGGCTCCTGTCGCCTCCCCGCTGCCTCAACCCTCAGAACCCAGCAATCCCGCTCCAGCCGATCTCCCCGAAGAAGTTCTCCGGACGGAAATTATCACCGAAGCCCGATCGCCCATTGATGGCAAACCCATGACCGCCCAGGAATATGCTGAACTGTTGGTGGAAATCAACCAAGCCAATCAGGTGGAACCCCAAGTTTCACCCAAAGTGCGTCAAACGGTGGGACTCCTCAAGCTGCGTAAATTTCTCAAAACGGTACTCCCCCTTTTGCCGATTAAATGACATCCATCAACTCCTATCTATATCCCATCTATTCAGTCATCGCCCATCCAGAAACACCTATCCAGAACGCTTGAAACCCCTCGCCCACTTGCGGGACTGTCCTGCGGGATCTCCTGCCCTGAGATGACCAACGATAGGCTAGAGCCAGGATTAGCTAACACCCAGACCCTCTCAAATAGCCCCTCCCAAATAACCATGTGCACGACTAGACCCAGCAACCTTCCAGGTGTGAATTCTGTCGTCCACGTCGAGGTTTTTTAGGAATAATGGTTCTCACTTAGAGTGGTTTAGAGTGTTGAGTGTAGTGTTGAGATTAGGAGAGCACCTATGGCTGGAGGATTGGCAGCGCAGGAACGTCAAAACTTAGCGCGATCGCAGGATTACATGCAAGCACAGTCGATTCCCGCAATGTGGGCGATCGCTAGCCAAAAGTTTGCCAATATTACCGCACTTATCGATCCCCATGCCAAGCCAGCGGTACAGATCACTTACCAAACGCTGTACCAGCAAATGCAGCAGTTTGGAGCCGGATTGCAAGCGCTGGGCATTCAACCCACCCAGGATCCCATTCCAGCCCGTGTGGCACTCTTTTCTGATAACTGTCCCCGCTGGCCCATCGCCGACCAGGGCATTATGCAAGCGGGCGCAGTGGATGTGGTACGCAGTTCCCAAGCGGATACCGAGGAATTACTCTACATCCTGCGGCACAGCGGCGCGATCGGGCTAATTGTGGAAGATTTAGCGACTTATCAAAAACTGCGTCCGGGATTGGAAGAGATTGCCCTCGGGTTCATTATTTTGCTGTCGGATGAAACGCTGCCCGAAGAGTCCACCTACAAAGTGCTGTCCTTTAGCCAAGTTCTCAGCCAAGGGTCGATCGCTGCCCTGAAGCCCGCCCAGTTCACCCGCAACACCTTGGCAACGCTGATGTATACCTCGGGGACTTCGGGCATGCCAAAGGGCGTCATGCTGACCCATGGTAATCTGTTGCATCAGGTTGTGGCGGCTTCTGGGGTGGCCCAACCCATGCCGGGGGAACGGGTGATGAGCATTCTGCCGATTTGGCATTGCTACGAACGCACGTTTGAGTACTTCATCTTTTCGCGGGGCTGCACGCAGATTTACACCAACATCCGCTATGTCAAACAGGATCTGAAGGACCATCGCCCCCACTATATGGTCGGTGTGCCCCGACTGTGGGAATCGATCTACGAAGGGATCCAAAAGCAGTTCCGGTCCCAACCTGCGGATAAACAAAAGCTGGTTAATTTCTTCCTGACCCAGAGCGATCGCTACATCAAAGCCAAACGGATTCTGCAAAACCTGAGCTTGGAGAATCTCACCCCATCGGTGGGCCAAAAATTCGCCGCAGCCCTACAAATCCCCGTTTTATGGATCCTGCACAAAATTGGCGATCGCTTGGTGTATGCCAAGGTTCGAGCGGGTACGGGCGGGAATTTGAAATTTGTGGTCAGTGGGGGCGGTTCGATCGCCGATCACCTAGAAGACTTTTTTGAAATTGTCGGCATTGATATTCTGGGTGGCTATGGCTTGACGGAAACGGCCCCGATTACCCATGTGCGACGCCCCTGGCGCAATATTCGCGGATCCGATGGTGAAGCACTCGTCGATACGGAAACCAAAATTGTCGATCTGGAAAGCCGCCAACCTTTGCCCGCCGGGAAACAGGGGATCGTCCTGTTGCGAGGGCCACAGATTATGCAGGGCTATTTCAACAATCCGGAAGCAACCCGCAAGGCGATCGA of Alkalinema sp. FACHB-956 contains these proteins:
- a CDS encoding spore coat U domain-containing protein — encoded protein: MSKSFIRSIAIASGLVLGVITGASAASAGTATANLGTSASVTANCTISTAPIGFGAYDPIVANASIPLDATGTVTVTCTNGAPTVVTLGQGSNADTGSTDAAPLRRMANGAAMMSYSLYSDAGRTTVWGNTAGTGTSQNGTGSAQNLTVYGQVAAGQNLVTTGSYADTVVATVSF
- a CDS encoding AMP-binding protein yields the protein MAGGLAAQERQNLARSQDYMQAQSIPAMWAIASQKFANITALIDPHAKPAVQITYQTLYQQMQQFGAGLQALGIQPTQDPIPARVALFSDNCPRWPIADQGIMQAGAVDVVRSSQADTEELLYILRHSGAIGLIVEDLATYQKLRPGLEEIALGFIILLSDETLPEESTYKVLSFSQVLSQGSIAALKPAQFTRNTLATLMYTSGTSGMPKGVMLTHGNLLHQVVAASGVAQPMPGERVMSILPIWHCYERTFEYFIFSRGCTQIYTNIRYVKQDLKDHRPHYMVGVPRLWESIYEGIQKQFRSQPADKQKLVNFFLTQSDRYIKAKRILQNLSLENLTPSVGQKFAAALQIPVLWILHKIGDRLVYAKVRAGTGGNLKFVVSGGGSIADHLEDFFEIVGIDILGGYGLTETAPITHVRRPWRNIRGSDGEALVDTETKIVDLESRQPLPAGKQGIVLLRGPQIMQGYFNNPEATRKAIDPEGWFDSGDLGYLTATGDLVITGRAKDTIVLTNGENIEPQPIEDVCLCSPYIDQIMLVGQDQKVLGALIVPNTDALAIWSAEQGYADVDLKSKPIQDLFKAELTQRVKDRPGYRPDDQIRVFRLLEEPFTIDNGLLTQTLKIRRNVVSDRYAGIIDEMFS